In the genome of Chryseobacterium sp. 52, the window GTTTCAAAAGCTTTTCAGAATCATAGAAGCTGCCGGCGGTCTCGTTAACAATAAGGAAGGCGAGCTGCTTTTCATTAAAAGATTAGGCAAATGGGACCTTCCGAAAGGTAAAATGGAGAAAGGTGAATCCCGTGAAGAATCTGCCGTCAGAGAAATTGAAGAAGAAACCGGCCTGAAAGACGTGGAGTTGGTGGAATTCATCAATACAACCTACCATATCTACATCGAAAGAAATGGTGAAAAGATCCTTAAATGCACACATTGGTTTGAAATGAATTTCAATGGTGAAGATACCTCAAAACCGCAGATTGAAGAAGGAATCACTGAAGTAGCCTGGAAAAACACCACCCAGATAGAGGATGAAGTTTTCCCAAACACTTTCCAGAATATCAAACTGATCGTAAAAGATTTCTGGAATATGAAGCTTAAATAAAGTCTATTGATTTTTC includes:
- a CDS encoding NUDIX hydrolase, whose protein sequence is MYKVFVNEKKLLVSKHPENLEKELRYESFTTLEIALDLLENTSVKELNVFGENIDEIWKQFQKLFRIIEAAGGLVNNKEGELLFIKRLGKWDLPKGKMEKGESREESAVREIEEETGLKDVELVEFINTTYHIYIERNGEKILKCTHWFEMNFNGEDTSKPQIEEGITEVAWKNTTQIEDEVFPNTFQNIKLIVKDFWNMKLK